The Pyrococcus horikoshii OT3 genome includes a window with the following:
- a CDS encoding DUF3216 domain-containing protein, which yields MPKIKPFEEHTERYDSWFERHKYAYLSELNAIKKVLPEEECIEVGVGTGRFAQPLGIKIGVEPSRKMAEIAEKRGIKVIEGIAEDLPFPDSSLSCILMVTTICFVDDVEKSIKEAYRVLKPGGYIVIGFIDKNSKIGKEYERNKDKSVFYREAKFFSTEEVISILERSGFKVEKIVQTLFHKLDEIKDIEPVKEGYGEGSFVAIRAKKVDITERIIKEVKELARDLGEEETLNAIDRFLLLNKGLEKIRGEHFVRVGIYGFLEGLLTTFKSKYNDERIDRLLSAVRELREREEYFLRKSNPPISE from the coding sequence ATGCCGAAGATTAAGCCCTTCGAGGAACATACCGAAAGGTACGATAGTTGGTTCGAGAGACACAAATACGCTTATCTAAGCGAACTCAATGCCATTAAGAAAGTTTTACCTGAGGAAGAATGCATAGAAGTTGGAGTCGGAACCGGAAGATTTGCCCAACCACTGGGGATAAAAATTGGGGTTGAACCTTCAAGAAAAATGGCCGAAATAGCTGAGAAAAGGGGAATAAAAGTTATTGAGGGTATAGCAGAAGACCTACCCTTCCCAGATAGCTCTCTCTCCTGTATATTAATGGTGACAACTATATGCTTCGTTGATGATGTCGAGAAAAGCATTAAGGAAGCTTATAGAGTCCTCAAACCAGGAGGATACATAGTAATTGGCTTTATAGATAAAAATAGTAAAATAGGGAAGGAGTATGAAAGGAACAAAGATAAGAGTGTATTTTATAGGGAAGCGAAGTTCTTTTCAACCGAGGAGGTAATTAGCATACTTGAAAGATCGGGCTTTAAAGTGGAAAAAATAGTTCAAACGCTCTTCCATAAATTAGATGAAATAAAAGACATTGAGCCCGTTAAGGAGGGGTACGGGGAGGGTAGCTTCGTCGCGATAAGGGCTAAGAAAGTTGACATTACAGAGAGAATTATTAAGGAGGTTAAGGAGTTAGCGAGGGACCTGGGAGAAGAAGAGACGCTTAATGCTATAGACAGATTTTTGCTACTAAATAAAGGATTGGAGAAGATTAGGGGAGAACACTTTGTAAGGGTTGGAATTTATGGATTCCTGGAAGGTTTGCTGACAACCTTTAAATCTAAGTACAATGATGAAAGAATAGACAGGCTTCTCTCAGCTGTCAGGGAACTTAGAGAAAGGGAGGAATATTTCCTAAGGAAGAGTAATCCTCCAATTTCTGAATAG
- a CDS encoding inorganic phosphate transporter yields MDISLVLLSIAFYIAWNIGANGSANAMGVVVGSGILSFRQAVLTIAVFTLLGAYLRGEKVMETVGRKVIYSMTPEMAIVILLSAGLCATIATLRGLPISVTQTIVGGVVGVGLALGVSIQWKIFEKVIIAWILSPILSGIFAFMLYYFYYKAFKRIKSVKELEILYKGMAIAGGSYMAFNFGANEVANAVSPLIGAGILTYKGAGIFGALSLAIGSLTFSYPVMYTVGKKITALGPISAFSAQFGSAISVSLANYFGLPVSSGQAIIGGIIGASIAGGGKIKQEIIERIISGWILAPVIGITLSYAVAKLFVFFNLLS; encoded by the coding sequence ATGGATATATCCCTTGTTCTCCTATCAATAGCCTTCTATATTGCCTGGAATATAGGGGCGAATGGATCCGCAAACGCCATGGGAGTTGTTGTAGGATCCGGAATACTGAGCTTTAGACAGGCCGTTTTAACGATCGCAGTTTTCACTCTTCTGGGGGCTTATCTTAGGGGAGAAAAAGTTATGGAAACCGTGGGCAGGAAGGTCATATATTCAATGACACCTGAGATGGCTATAGTAATCCTCCTATCAGCTGGATTATGTGCTACTATCGCCACCTTAAGAGGTTTACCGATATCTGTAACTCAGACGATAGTTGGGGGAGTCGTCGGAGTTGGACTGGCCCTTGGAGTCTCCATACAGTGGAAGATTTTTGAAAAGGTAATTATAGCATGGATCCTATCTCCAATACTCTCAGGGATTTTTGCTTTCATGCTCTACTACTTTTATTATAAAGCTTTCAAGAGAATAAAAAGCGTCAAAGAGCTTGAAATATTATATAAGGGAATGGCGATAGCTGGAGGTTCTTATATGGCATTTAACTTCGGTGCAAATGAAGTTGCAAATGCAGTTAGTCCACTTATTGGAGCGGGGATCTTAACCTATAAAGGGGCCGGCATCTTTGGGGCCCTAAGCTTGGCGATTGGTAGTTTAACCTTTAGCTACCCAGTAATGTATACCGTAGGGAAGAAGATAACGGCTCTAGGACCTATTTCAGCATTTTCCGCCCAGTTTGGTTCAGCAATTTCAGTGAGCTTAGCGAACTATTTTGGACTTCCGGTAAGTTCTGGGCAAGCTATAATTGGAGGTATTATAGGTGCTAGTATTGCTGGAGGAGGAAAGATCAAACAGGAAATCATTGAAAGAATAATTTCTGGATGGATCCTAGCTCCGGTAATTGGAATAACGTTGAGTTATGCAGTAGCAAAGCTATTTGTATTCTTTAATCTTCTCAGCTGA
- a CDS encoding DUF2240 family protein yields MSKYKPLLEAVKVKGDNIFSSRSEIIGILAFKLGAMSVSEAKELIKEGIEEGIIEESEEGLIVKVNLIEEEEKKRDIFGEIVEYLAKELNLTELEVMEEIKRLEERYGNLDKKLLAYLYGLEKGLDMSKFKEELENGGNYYAED; encoded by the coding sequence TTGAGTAAGTATAAGCCTCTGCTTGAGGCCGTGAAAGTTAAAGGTGATAATATATTCTCCAGCAGGAGTGAGATAATTGGCATTCTTGCATTTAAATTAGGGGCTATGAGCGTGAGCGAAGCTAAGGAGCTAATAAAAGAGGGGATAGAGGAAGGAATAATCGAAGAAAGTGAAGAGGGCCTTATTGTTAAGGTCAATTTAATTGAAGAGGAAGAAAAGAAAAGGGATATTTTCGGTGAGATCGTGGAATATCTAGCAAAGGAATTGAACTTAACTGAGTTAGAGGTAATGGAAGAGATAAAGAGACTTGAGGAGAGATACGGCAATCTTGACAAGAAATTGTTGGCCTATCTTTATGGTTTGGAAAAGGGATTAGACATGAGTAAATTCAAGGAAGAACTTGAAAATGGAGGGAATTATTATGCCGAAGATTAA
- the rlmD gene encoding 23S rRNA (uracil(1939)-C(5))-methyltransferase RlmD yields MRGVVKELNDDGFGVLGNVLVPFSAPGDEVEILKIEKVKKAKIASKWKLIKSSPLRVGARCKVFGRCGGCSLQHLSYDYQLEFKGERIRRLLGVDVEVIPSPRIFGHRNRIDLAVTVEGIGFRERGKWWKIVDIQECPVFGKTSRKAIERLREFIEEERISVWNVKKDEGFLRYMVLREGKFTGEVMVNLVTKEGKLPDPSKYFDFATSIYWSVNRTKSDVSYGEVESVWGREFITEKLDDVIYLIHPNSFFQTNSYQAVNLVKKVSELVEGERVLDMYSGVGTFGIYLAKRGFKVVGFDSNEFAIEMARKNAKINKVDAVFDVATDREVEVNGFDTVIVDPPRVGLHPKLIKKLNREKPEVIVYVSCNPKTFARDIEKLEYKIDEIVALDMFPHTPHLELVAKLIV; encoded by the coding sequence ATGAGGGGTGTTGTGAAGGAGCTTAACGATGATGGCTTTGGAGTCCTTGGAAATGTGTTAGTTCCCTTCTCAGCTCCTGGGGATGAAGTTGAGATATTAAAGATAGAAAAGGTTAAAAAAGCTAAGATCGCGTCAAAATGGAAACTAATTAAGTCTTCCCCCCTGAGAGTTGGAGCGAGATGCAAGGTTTTCGGAAGGTGCGGAGGTTGCTCGCTTCAGCATCTTTCTTACGATTATCAGCTAGAGTTCAAAGGAGAGAGGATAAGGAGATTATTGGGAGTTGATGTCGAGGTAATTCCCTCCCCAAGGATCTTTGGCCATAGGAATAGGATAGATCTAGCCGTTACCGTGGAAGGTATAGGATTTAGAGAAAGGGGAAAGTGGTGGAAGATTGTTGATATTCAAGAGTGCCCAGTATTTGGAAAAACCTCGAGGAAAGCTATAGAGAGGCTAAGGGAATTTATAGAGGAGGAGAGGATAAGCGTTTGGAATGTAAAGAAAGATGAGGGCTTTTTAAGATACATGGTTCTAAGGGAAGGAAAATTTACAGGAGAAGTAATGGTTAACCTCGTTACGAAAGAGGGTAAGCTTCCCGATCCAAGCAAGTACTTTGACTTTGCAACTTCAATTTACTGGAGTGTAAACAGGACTAAAAGTGATGTATCATATGGAGAAGTTGAAAGCGTCTGGGGGAGAGAGTTCATTACTGAGAAGCTGGATGATGTTATATACCTAATACATCCAAATTCCTTTTTCCAAACGAATAGCTATCAAGCTGTAAACTTAGTAAAGAAGGTTAGTGAATTAGTAGAGGGAGAGAGAGTTCTTGATATGTACTCAGGTGTAGGAACCTTTGGTATATACTTAGCAAAGAGGGGATTTAAAGTTGTAGGGTTCGATTCGAATGAATTCGCTATAGAGATGGCCAGGAAAAATGCTAAGATAAACAAAGTGGATGCAGTCTTTGACGTTGCAACCGATAGGGAAGTTGAGGTTAACGGCTTTGACACGGTTATAGTCGATCCTCCAAGGGTAGGTTTGCATCCTAAGTTAATTAAGAAACTTAATAGGGAAAAGCCCGAAGTTATTGTCTACGTTTCTTGCAATCCAAAAACTTTTGCAAGAGATATTGAAAAGCTTGAATATAAAATCGATGAGATCGTAGCGTTGGATATGTTTCCTCATACACCACATCTTGAATTAGTTGCAAAGCTAATTGTCTAA
- the hflX gene encoding GTPase HflX, giving the protein MRAIGVIRKSRGERWSREEFEELLRSAGYEILAIVEQVREEHPRYNIGPGKLEEVKKLVKELKPDKVIFANRLTPSQAYNLWKELRVDIIDKWQLVLEIFEKRAHSKEAKLQVELANLQYELPLVKEAIRRIKMGDRAGFKGMGEYQVHQYLKHIKYRMGRIKGELEKIRAEREIRRKKREEEGFVLIALAGYTNAGKSTLLNALTGEDIEAKNQMFTTLDTTTRRFKVKGKMLLVTDTVGFIDGLPPFIVEAFHSTLEEIVKADIIILVLDASEPWKEIRRKLFASLNVLRELKALDRPMIVALNKVDLISDEDAKEKELLVRETIDGRANTVGVARISAKLNQLEELYNLIEVALSRLPKFQTFEIRVKDPSKLGKVLSMVHSMGDLLEVEYSEETKIKAYIQTGLIRELTKLGVSLKRIS; this is encoded by the coding sequence ATGAGAGCAATAGGTGTGATAAGAAAGTCCCGGGGAGAGAGATGGAGTAGAGAGGAGTTCGAAGAACTGTTGAGGAGTGCTGGTTATGAAATTCTTGCAATAGTTGAACAGGTACGAGAGGAGCATCCGAGATATAATATCGGCCCTGGAAAACTTGAAGAAGTGAAAAAACTTGTTAAAGAGCTTAAGCCTGATAAAGTTATTTTTGCAAACAGGTTAACCCCCTCTCAAGCTTACAACCTTTGGAAAGAGCTGAGGGTAGATATTATAGACAAATGGCAACTTGTTCTCGAGATATTTGAGAAGAGGGCCCATTCAAAAGAGGCAAAGCTTCAAGTTGAGCTTGCAAACCTTCAATATGAGCTTCCACTTGTGAAGGAAGCTATTAGAAGGATAAAAATGGGTGACAGGGCAGGATTTAAAGGAATGGGTGAATACCAAGTTCACCAATATCTCAAGCATATAAAGTACAGAATGGGCAGAATAAAGGGAGAATTAGAGAAGATAAGGGCCGAAAGAGAGATAAGAAGGAAGAAAAGAGAAGAGGAGGGGTTCGTTCTAATAGCTCTAGCGGGTTATACTAACGCTGGAAAGTCCACGTTATTAAATGCCCTAACCGGAGAAGATATCGAGGCCAAAAATCAGATGTTCACGACACTTGATACTACCACGAGAAGATTCAAAGTTAAAGGAAAAATGCTCTTGGTCACGGATACCGTAGGTTTCATCGACGGCCTTCCACCATTTATAGTTGAGGCATTTCACTCTACTTTAGAGGAAATAGTCAAAGCTGATATTATAATTCTAGTTTTGGATGCCAGCGAACCATGGAAGGAAATAAGAAGAAAACTTTTTGCATCTCTCAATGTTCTAAGAGAGCTTAAAGCATTGGACAGGCCAATGATTGTAGCTCTTAATAAAGTCGATTTGATAAGTGATGAGGATGCTAAGGAAAAGGAGCTCCTAGTTAGGGAAACTATAGATGGAAGAGCTAATACCGTCGGAGTTGCTAGGATATCGGCTAAGCTTAATCAACTGGAAGAGCTTTACAATCTAATAGAAGTTGCACTTTCAAGGTTACCAAAGTTTCAAACGTTTGAAATAAGGGTTAAAGATCCTTCAAAGCTTGGGAAAGTTCTTTCAATGGTTCACTCTATGGGGGATCTTCTAGAGGTTGAGTACAGTGAAGAGACAAAAATAAAGGCCTATATTCAAACTGGCCTAATAAGGGAGCTCACAAAGTTGGGTGTTAGCCTTAAGAGGATCAGCTGA
- a CDS encoding PaaI family thioesterase, with protein MEQRTHKLTSRILVGKPILIKEGYAEVELETIDEMKVDEKGLVHGGFTFGLADYAAMLAVNEPTVVLGKAEVRFTKPVKVGDKLVAKAKIIEDLGKKKIVEVKVYREEEVVLEGKFYCYVLEKHVLDN; from the coding sequence GTGGAGCAGAGAACGCACAAGCTAACCTCCAGAATCCTTGTTGGGAAGCCCATTTTAATTAAGGAAGGATACGCTGAAGTTGAACTTGAAACGATAGATGAAATGAAAGTTGATGAGAAGGGGCTAGTCCATGGAGGCTTTACTTTCGGTTTAGCGGATTATGCTGCAATGCTTGCCGTCAATGAACCTACCGTTGTGCTGGGTAAAGCTGAAGTAAGGTTTACCAAGCCTGTAAAGGTGGGAGATAAACTTGTAGCAAAAGCTAAAATAATTGAGGACTTGGGGAAGAAGAAAATCGTTGAGGTGAAAGTCTACAGGGAAGAAGAGGTAGTCCTTGAGGGGAAGTTCTACTGTTACGTGCTTGAAAAACACGTCTTAGACAATTAG
- the pyrE gene encoding orotate phosphoribosyltransferase, with protein MKDELINLIINEGCIKFGHFVLTSGKESNYYIDIKSLITNPKALRIIAKLIKEKAEELNLNYDKIAGPELGAVPIATALSLETNKPLLIVRKKKKEHGTGKVIEGNVQKGDKVLLVEDVTTTGGSVIRAAKILREHGADVVGIFVVVDREEGAKENIEKEGFKFYPLVLVSELFKAAGISKDQS; from the coding sequence ATGAAAGATGAGCTGATCAATCTAATAATAAATGAGGGATGCATAAAATTTGGCCATTTTGTTTTGACATCTGGAAAAGAGAGTAACTACTATATCGATATAAAAAGTCTGATAACAAACCCTAAAGCCCTAAGAATAATAGCAAAACTAATCAAAGAAAAAGCTGAGGAACTTAACCTAAACTATGATAAAATCGCTGGCCCCGAGTTGGGAGCAGTTCCAATAGCAACGGCCCTTTCGCTTGAAACTAACAAGCCTCTCTTAATAGTTAGAAAAAAGAAAAAGGAACATGGAACCGGGAAAGTAATAGAGGGAAATGTTCAAAAAGGAGATAAAGTGCTATTAGTTGAGGATGTTACGACTACTGGGGGAAGCGTGATAAGAGCTGCCAAAATCCTAAGAGAGCATGGAGCAGATGTCGTCGGGATTTTTGTCGTGGTCGATAGAGAGGAGGGTGCAAAGGAAAATATCGAAAAGGAAGGCTTCAAGTTCTACCCCCTTGTCTTAGTCAGCGAACTCTTCAAGGCTGCTGGGATTTCTAAGGATCAAAGCTAA
- a CDS encoding 50S ribosomal protein L21e: MVQKPHSFRRKTRKKLRKHPRRRGLPPLTRFLQEFEVGQKVHIVIEPSYHKGMPDPRFHGRTGTVVGKRGDAYIVEVPDGNKVKTLFIHPVHLRPQK, encoded by the coding sequence ATGGTTCAGAAGCCTCACAGTTTTAGAAGAAAAACAAGGAAAAAGCTCCGTAAGCATCCAAGAAGAAGGGGACTACCCCCACTAACGAGATTCCTTCAAGAATTTGAGGTGGGACAGAAAGTTCACATAGTCATAGAGCCAAGCTACCATAAAGGGATGCCAGATCCAAGATTTCATGGTAGAACAGGAACGGTAGTTGGCAAAAGGGGTGATGCCTATATAGTTGAGGTACCTGACGGAAACAAAGTAAAGACGCTTTTCATTCACCCAGTACACCTTAGGCCCCAGAAGTGA
- a CDS encoding RNA polymerase Rpb4 family protein: MIGRKKLGERYITISEAKEILLKKYEEGIKAGIEEPLFYEARLALEHAEKFAKLPAEKARKAIEELMSEFEWMNERIAAKLVDIMPEDNLDLRVIFAKEEHQPTPEEMKKILEILDKYREE; the protein is encoded by the coding sequence ATGATAGGGAGGAAAAAGCTTGGCGAGAGGTACATAACGATATCCGAAGCAAAAGAGATATTACTTAAGAAATATGAAGAAGGAATAAAAGCTGGGATAGAAGAGCCATTGTTCTATGAAGCAAGGCTAGCTCTAGAGCATGCTGAAAAGTTCGCTAAGTTGCCAGCTGAAAAAGCTAGAAAAGCTATTGAAGAGCTAATGTCAGAATTTGAATGGATGAACGAGAGGATAGCCGCAAAATTAGTTGATATAATGCCAGAGGATAACCTCGATTTAAGGGTTATATTTGCAAAGGAGGAGCATCAGCCAACACCAGAGGAAATGAAGAAGATACTTGAAATCCTTGATAAGTATAGAGAAGAGTGA
- a CDS encoding geranylgeranylglyceryl/heptaprenylglyceryl phosphate synthase, whose protein sequence is MGELRIGKVEKYIHEKLEKKKLHFVLIDPDDTSPEVAGKLARVCEELGVDAIMVGGSTGAEGEVLDNVVRSIKDNSSLPVILFPGSHGGISRYADAIFFMSLLNSRNPFFITGAQALGAFTVKKFGIEPIPMAYIVVEPGETVGWVGDARPIPRHKPKLAAAYALAGQYLGMRLVYLEAGSGAPEPVPEEMVRVVKSVIDVPLIVGGGIKSGEQAKKLIKSGADIIVTGTAIEKAKSLEEARKRLEAIRNGVFV, encoded by the coding sequence GTGGGAGAATTGAGGATTGGAAAGGTTGAGAAGTACATTCATGAAAAATTAGAGAAGAAAAAACTTCATTTTGTGCTGATAGATCCTGATGATACATCTCCCGAGGTAGCAGGTAAACTGGCCAGAGTATGTGAAGAACTTGGAGTAGACGCCATAATGGTTGGGGGTTCAACTGGAGCTGAAGGTGAAGTTTTAGACAACGTTGTTAGATCGATAAAAGATAATTCTTCACTTCCAGTAATACTCTTTCCTGGCTCTCACGGGGGAATAAGCAGATATGCTGATGCCATTTTCTTTATGAGCTTACTTAACTCCAGAAATCCCTTCTTCATTACTGGGGCCCAAGCATTAGGCGCATTTACTGTTAAAAAATTTGGAATAGAACCGATTCCAATGGCTTATATAGTAGTTGAACCAGGAGAAACCGTTGGATGGGTTGGGGATGCTAGGCCAATCCCGAGGCATAAACCTAAGCTTGCAGCTGCTTACGCCCTTGCCGGCCAATACCTTGGAATGAGACTAGTATACTTAGAAGCTGGGAGTGGAGCCCCTGAACCAGTACCAGAAGAGATGGTAAGAGTAGTAAAAAGCGTCATAGATGTACCCCTCATAGTTGGAGGGGGTATAAAGTCTGGAGAGCAAGCTAAAAAGTTGATAAAATCGGGGGCCGATATAATAGTTACTGGAACTGCTATTGAAAAAGCAAAGAGTTTAGAAGAAGCTAGAAAAAGACTTGAAGCCATTCGAAATGGTGTGTTCGTTTAG
- a CDS encoding PINc/VapC family ATPase: MRVIVPDTSVIVDGRLTQYLRRVREKVKIVVPEAVVAEIEHQANEGKAIGHTGLEELKKLRELADKGKILLEFYGERPELWQIKRAKAGEIDHMVREVARELNATLITGDQVQRDIAIAKGIEVIYLEGKREPKTRLEDFFDEETMSVHLKAGVKPLAKKGKPGEWKLVPIREEPLSEEELEDIADDIVERAKRDPESFIELDEPGATVVQLRNYRVVIAKPPFSDRIEITAVRPIKKLSIDDYNLSEKLLERLKEKAEGILVAGPPGAGKTTFVQALAEWYASMGKIVKTMEKPRDLQVREEITQYTALDGSMEKTGDVLLLVRPDYTIFDEMRKTSDFLIYADLRLAGVGMVGVVHATKPIDAVQRFIGRVELGMIPQIVDTVIFIKGGKVAKVLTLEYKVKVPTGMKEEDLARPVIEVRDFETGQLEYEIYTFGEEVSVVPIKKEEKAPALKLAERKLKQEIQKFLPDVYTEVEVVNPHKAVIYADEYDIPLIIGRKGKRIQELEKRLGINIDVKSLGEKEVGKVEEKIPVEVEEKKKSIVLRVSPDFAKKPLRFYAGKDYVFTATPSKKGVVKVGKNSPVGKLLKRYIDENYEIWASL; encoded by the coding sequence GTGAGAGTTATCGTTCCTGATACGAGCGTGATAGTGGATGGTAGGCTCACCCAATACCTTAGGAGAGTTAGAGAGAAGGTCAAGATCGTTGTTCCAGAAGCCGTTGTTGCTGAGATAGAGCATCAAGCCAATGAGGGAAAAGCGATAGGGCATACAGGTTTAGAAGAGCTAAAGAAGCTTAGGGAACTAGCAGATAAAGGAAAAATCCTACTGGAGTTTTATGGAGAGAGACCAGAACTCTGGCAGATAAAAAGGGCAAAGGCCGGAGAGATAGATCATATGGTGAGGGAAGTTGCAAGGGAACTCAATGCTACCCTAATTACTGGAGATCAAGTTCAGAGGGATATTGCAATAGCAAAGGGGATAGAGGTAATATACCTAGAAGGTAAGAGGGAGCCGAAGACGAGGCTTGAGGATTTCTTTGATGAGGAAACGATGAGCGTTCACCTTAAAGCAGGAGTTAAACCTCTTGCTAAGAAGGGGAAGCCTGGAGAATGGAAGCTAGTACCTATTAGGGAAGAGCCTCTAAGTGAGGAAGAGTTGGAAGATATAGCTGATGATATAGTCGAAAGGGCCAAGAGAGACCCGGAGAGTTTCATAGAGCTTGACGAACCCGGAGCTACTGTCGTTCAACTTAGAAACTATAGAGTCGTTATAGCAAAGCCGCCATTTTCAGATAGGATCGAAATAACAGCGGTAAGGCCAATAAAGAAACTTAGCATAGATGACTATAATCTAAGCGAGAAGCTACTTGAGAGGCTTAAGGAAAAGGCCGAAGGAATACTGGTAGCGGGACCCCCTGGGGCCGGAAAGACAACTTTCGTCCAAGCTTTAGCTGAGTGGTATGCAAGTATGGGAAAGATAGTCAAGACAATGGAAAAGCCTAGGGACCTTCAGGTTAGAGAGGAGATAACTCAATATACGGCCCTAGATGGAAGCATGGAGAAAACTGGAGATGTTCTACTGTTAGTTAGGCCAGATTATACTATATTCGATGAGATGAGAAAAACTAGTGATTTCCTAATATATGCAGATTTGAGGCTAGCGGGAGTTGGAATGGTAGGTGTCGTTCACGCCACTAAGCCAATAGATGCAGTTCAGAGATTCATAGGAAGGGTTGAGCTTGGAATGATACCTCAGATAGTTGACACGGTTATATTCATAAAGGGAGGTAAAGTTGCTAAAGTGCTAACGCTGGAATACAAGGTTAAGGTGCCAACTGGGATGAAAGAGGAAGACCTGGCAAGGCCGGTAATAGAGGTAAGGGACTTCGAGACTGGGCAGCTTGAATACGAGATCTACACATTTGGTGAGGAAGTTAGCGTAGTTCCTATAAAGAAAGAAGAAAAAGCACCTGCTCTTAAGCTAGCTGAGAGAAAACTAAAGCAGGAAATTCAAAAGTTCCTACCCGATGTTTACACGGAAGTTGAAGTCGTGAACCCACACAAGGCCGTGATTTATGCAGATGAGTATGATATTCCCCTTATAATAGGTAGGAAGGGGAAGAGAATTCAGGAACTTGAAAAGAGGCTTGGAATTAATATCGATGTTAAAAGTCTCGGAGAGAAGGAGGTAGGAAAGGTCGAGGAGAAGATACCCGTGGAAGTGGAAGAGAAAAAGAAGAGCATAGTACTGAGGGTTTCTCCAGACTTTGCGAAGAAACCACTTAGGTTCTATGCTGGAAAAGATTACGTCTTTACTGCAACTCCGAGCAAGAAGGGAGTTGTAAAGGTAGGGAAGAATTCACCAGTTGGTAAACTACTGAAAAGGTATATAGATGAGAACTATGAAATTTGGGCATCTCTCTAA
- a CDS encoding thioredoxin fold domain-containing protein: protein MKRDLALLLILVLAASFLGCISSQTQTQTSQEKWLEGLKKSEFHFYIFGLNTCPHCQRMKKLLPEYFGNSSLTFYEIREDKKAYNTYMKFVKTLGITGVPLIGIFYKDNLYAVVEGEIDPKVIPQLVKEAMKNNGVILIISQGQFLVPKNESKGLELIGNMTTWFKLNGH, encoded by the coding sequence ATGAAGAGGGATTTGGCCCTACTCTTAATCCTTGTCCTGGCAGCTTCTTTCCTGGGATGTATATCTTCCCAAACCCAGACACAAACTAGTCAAGAAAAGTGGTTAGAGGGACTAAAGAAATCTGAATTCCACTTCTACATTTTTGGCTTAAACACGTGCCCTCACTGTCAAAGAATGAAGAAATTATTACCGGAGTACTTTGGGAATAGTAGCTTAACATTTTACGAAATAAGGGAGGATAAAAAAGCTTACAATACGTACATGAAGTTCGTTAAGACACTAGGAATTACTGGGGTTCCCCTTATAGGAATATTCTATAAAGATAACCTATACGCTGTAGTGGAAGGAGAAATAGACCCTAAGGTAATCCCACAACTTGTAAAGGAAGCAATGAAGAACAATGGAGTTATATTAATAATCTCCCAGGGACAGTTCCTGGTTCCTAAAAATGAAAGTAAGGGGCTGGAGCTTATAGGTAACATGACAACATGGTTTAAGCTCAATGGACACTAG